One window of the Natronomonas marina genome contains the following:
- the cyoE gene encoding heme o synthase: MDRQPSATALLAAATVGVYVLVVVGATAALADAAAACSGWPACGGDVSSPAVAVVLAHRLAAAIVGLLVAVTAVFAWSDLGGRSRAALGTAVVLYPVQAGFGALVASGGGVAGLHLAVAMAIFAALVLALAWHLEAETGTDDAPARTPDPDPALDEPVPEPAPLSDLDGLRRVRATAWAYFQLMKPRLMWLLCLVAGAGMALAGTPTVRTVLATLGGGILAIGASGTFNHVLERDIDRRMERTADRPVATHVVPVRNAFAFGGLLTVAALGAFLSVNLLVAALGLAAIAFYSVVYTLMLKPNTVQNTVIGGAAGALPALIGYAAVAGTLGVTGVVLAGVIFLWTPAHFYNLALAYKDDYERGGFPMMPVVRGETETRKHILLYLGATLLAASALSALSGLGWLYAAVTVTLGGVFLWAVVRLHRERTESAAFRAFHASNAYLGLLLVAVVVDALAV, from the coding sequence ATGGACCGCCAGCCCTCGGCGACGGCGCTTCTCGCGGCGGCGACCGTCGGCGTCTACGTGCTGGTCGTGGTGGGGGCGACCGCGGCGCTGGCCGACGCCGCCGCGGCCTGTTCCGGCTGGCCGGCCTGCGGCGGCGACGTCTCCTCGCCGGCCGTCGCGGTCGTACTCGCTCACCGCCTGGCCGCCGCCATCGTCGGCCTGCTGGTCGCCGTCACCGCCGTTTTCGCGTGGTCGGACCTCGGCGGTCGGAGCCGTGCCGCCCTCGGTACCGCGGTCGTACTCTATCCCGTGCAGGCGGGCTTCGGTGCGCTGGTCGCGTCCGGCGGCGGCGTCGCCGGTCTCCACCTCGCCGTGGCGATGGCCATCTTCGCGGCGCTCGTGCTCGCTTTGGCCTGGCACCTCGAAGCCGAGACCGGGACCGACGACGCCCCCGCGAGGACGCCCGACCCGGACCCGGCCCTCGACGAGCCCGTGCCGGAACCGGCGCCGCTGTCGGACCTCGACGGGCTCCGGCGGGTCAGGGCGACCGCGTGGGCGTACTTCCAGTTGATGAAGCCCCGGCTGATGTGGCTGCTCTGTCTGGTCGCGGGGGCCGGCATGGCGCTGGCCGGGACGCCGACGGTGCGGACCGTCCTCGCAACGCTGGGCGGCGGCATCCTCGCCATCGGCGCCTCGGGTACCTTCAACCACGTCCTCGAGCGGGACATCGACCGCCGGATGGAGCGGACCGCCGACCGGCCGGTGGCGACCCACGTCGTCCCCGTCCGGAACGCCTTCGCGTTCGGCGGCCTGTTGACCGTCGCCGCGCTGGGGGCGTTCCTCTCGGTGAACCTGCTGGTCGCCGCGCTCGGCCTGGCCGCCATCGCCTTCTACAGCGTCGTCTACACGCTGATGCTGAAGCCCAACACCGTCCAGAACACCGTCATCGGCGGTGCGGCGGGCGCGCTGCCGGCCCTCATCGGCTACGCGGCCGTCGCGGGGACGCTCGGCGTCACCGGGGTCGTGCTGGCCGGCGTCATCTTCCTGTGGACGCCGGCGCACTTCTACAACCTCGCGCTGGCGTACAAGGACGACTACGAGCGCGGCGGCTTCCCGATGATGCCCGTCGTTCGCGGCGAGACGGAGACCCGAAAGCACATCCTGCTGTACCTCGGGGCGACGCTGCTCGCCGCCAGTGCGCTGTCGGCGCTGTCGGGGCTCGGGTGGCTCTACGCGGCCGTGACGGTCACGCTCGGCGGGGTCTTCCTGTGGGCGGTCGTGAGACTCCACCGCGAACGGACCGAGTCGGCTGCGTTCCGTGCTTTCCACGCATCGAACGCCTACCTCGGCCTGCTCCTGGTCGCGGTCGTCGTCGACGCGCTCGCGGTGTGA
- a CDS encoding cytochrome c oxidase subunit 3 — MSVDHDEGHGGHDHHLPAVEDWPKGFGEASWWPFITALGGSGFYIGAALFVLGQNDILSPAVGAGVFILSSVAFLVGLYGWLYHAFIVNFWEGEAEDYGFPLKLTMLLFLATEVATFGAGFMYYFFVRGSSVWSEEALPELVVSGDILSSLVVVNTLILIASSFTMHYAHHALLKDDRTRFVRLLGVTLLLGFVFLLGQVYEYYEFIVHEGFTITEGAYGSAFYGLTGLHGLHVSLGAVLLAIVFVRALYGQYSAEKHTSVSTVSMYWHFVDVVWVFLVVVLYAGAIV, encoded by the coding sequence ATGAGCGTTGACCACGACGAGGGCCACGGGGGCCACGACCACCACCTGCCCGCGGTCGAGGACTGGCCGAAGGGGTTCGGTGAGGCCTCCTGGTGGCCGTTCATCACGGCACTGGGCGGCAGCGGCTTCTACATCGGTGCGGCGCTGTTCGTGCTCGGACAGAACGACATTCTCAGCCCCGCCGTCGGCGCAGGCGTGTTCATCCTCAGCTCCGTCGCCTTCCTCGTCGGGCTGTACGGCTGGCTCTACCACGCCTTCATCGTGAACTTCTGGGAGGGCGAGGCCGAGGATTACGGCTTCCCGCTGAAACTGACGATGCTGCTGTTTCTCGCCACCGAGGTGGCCACCTTCGGCGCCGGCTTCATGTACTACTTCTTCGTCCGCGGCTCCAGCGTCTGGAGCGAGGAGGCGCTGCCCGAACTCGTCGTCTCCGGGGACATCCTCAGTTCGCTCGTCGTCGTGAACACGCTCATCCTGATCGCGAGTTCGTTCACGATGCACTACGCCCACCACGCGCTGCTGAAGGACGACCGAACCCGGTTCGTCCGCCTGCTCGGCGTGACGCTGCTTCTCGGGTTCGTCTTCCTGCTCGGGCAGGTCTACGAGTACTACGAGTTCATCGTCCACGAGGGCTTCACCATCACCGAGGGCGCCTACGGGTCGGCCTTCTACGGGCTGACGGGCCTCCACGGCCTCCACGTCAGCCTCGGGGCCGTCCTGCTCGCCATCGTCTTCGTCCGGGCGCTGTACGGCCAGTACTCCGCCGAGAAACACACCTCCGTCAGCACCGTCTCGATGTACTGGCACTTCGTCGACGTCGTCTGGGTCTTCCTCGTCGTCGTGCTGTACGCCGGCGCCATCGTCTGA
- the coxB gene encoding cytochrome c oxidase subunit II has translation MRATRLVHAALGVALLVVASTPVAAQTKNIELISDLNLTLLYAAIPITILVEAILIYAVVKFRNNDDPDPTRENRRLEITWTVATAIVLLFVGFASYQVLAVEVVGNPIPGDEERVEPTVSEDLEGAAGPYESEDDAVEIELRAFRYGWEAIYEGTEVTTNNEIRIPTDRPVYIHVISEDWLHMLSAPDLGLKQSAFPGEYNTIKTVANEEGNHQFYCTEYCGVGHSQMNGEFIVMGGEEYDQWLADQQEAAESGGQGSGNATNGTEATPTPTPTPAA, from the coding sequence ATGAGAGCGACGCGTCTCGTCCATGCGGCACTCGGGGTCGCGCTTCTCGTCGTGGCGTCGACACCGGTCGCCGCCCAGACGAAGAACATCGAGTTGATCAGCGACCTGAACCTGACGCTTCTGTACGCCGCTATCCCCATCACCATCCTCGTCGAGGCCATCCTCATCTACGCCGTCGTCAAGTTCCGGAACAACGACGACCCGGACCCGACGCGCGAGAACCGCCGCCTCGAGATTACCTGGACGGTCGCGACCGCCATCGTCCTGCTGTTCGTCGGCTTCGCCTCCTATCAGGTGCTGGCCGTCGAGGTCGTCGGCAACCCCATCCCCGGCGACGAGGAGCGGGTCGAGCCGACCGTCTCCGAGGACCTCGAGGGCGCCGCCGGCCCCTACGAGTCCGAGGACGACGCCGTCGAAATCGAGCTTCGCGCGTTCCGCTACGGCTGGGAGGCCATCTACGAGGGTACCGAGGTCACGACGAACAACGAGATACGGATCCCGACCGACCGACCGGTCTACATCCACGTCATCTCCGAGGACTGGCTCCACATGCTGTCGGCGCCCGACCTCGGTCTCAAGCAGAGCGCCTTCCCCGGCGAGTACAACACCATCAAGACGGTCGCCAACGAGGAGGGCAACCACCAGTTCTACTGCACCGAGTACTGCGGCGTCGGCCACTCCCAGATGAACGGCGAGTTCATCGTGATGGGCGGCGAGGAGTACGACCAGTGGCTGGCCGACCAGCAGGAGGCCGCCGAGTCCGGCGGCCAGGGCAGCGGCAACGCGACCAACGGCACCGAAGCCACCCCGACGCCGACCCCGACGCCGGCCGCCTGA
- a CDS encoding SelT/SelW/SelH family protein → MADVEIEYCVPCGFLNRASDLAEALLSTFGEDVDRVSLVTGAHGVFEVRVDDAVVFDKESDEYDVDEITRRVRAEL, encoded by the coding sequence ATGGCCGACGTCGAGATAGAGTACTGCGTCCCATGTGGTTTCCTGAACCGCGCGAGCGACCTCGCCGAGGCGCTCTTGTCGACGTTCGGCGAGGACGTCGACCGCGTCTCACTCGTGACGGGCGCCCACGGCGTCTTCGAGGTACGCGTCGACGACGCCGTCGTCTTCGACAAGGAGTCCGACGAGTACGACGTCGACGAGATAACGCGTCGCGTCCGGGCGGAACTGTAG
- the coxB gene encoding cytochrome c oxidase subunit II, with the protein MLDSLALAHQVPEDWRAQAEVFNELFFVFLVVGTLVGVVVVSYTLYNAYKNRDDGQGREEFDAPQLGELPTGQEGGKSSKLFLSFGLSAIIVISLVVYSYGLLLYVEQGPSGDVADEQNMEVDVTGIQFIWQYEYPNGVETTGTMRVPRGELIRLAVTSGDVWHNFGVPDLRVKTDAIPGEYSHTWFIANETGSYTIKCYELCGSGHSDMTGEIVVMEQEEFDEWYESAGANVTEESTPTPTPGGHGEASVSTVGDGSASAHRAGVAAR; encoded by the coding sequence ATGTTAGATTCCCTCGCATTGGCACACCAGGTCCCGGAGGATTGGCGGGCGCAGGCGGAGGTGTTCAACGAGCTGTTCTTCGTCTTCCTCGTCGTGGGCACGCTCGTCGGCGTCGTGGTCGTCTCGTACACGCTGTACAACGCATACAAGAACCGCGACGACGGCCAGGGCCGAGAGGAGTTCGACGCGCCACAGCTCGGCGAACTGCCGACCGGACAGGAGGGCGGCAAGAGCAGCAAGCTCTTTTTGTCGTTCGGGCTCAGCGCCATCATCGTCATCAGTCTCGTGGTCTACTCCTACGGGCTGTTGCTCTACGTCGAGCAGGGACCGAGCGGCGACGTGGCCGACGAACAGAACATGGAGGTCGACGTGACGGGCATCCAGTTCATCTGGCAGTACGAGTACCCCAACGGCGTGGAGACGACGGGGACGATGCGGGTCCCGAGGGGGGAACTGATACGCCTGGCGGTGACCTCCGGCGACGTCTGGCACAACTTCGGCGTCCCGGATCTCCGCGTCAAGACCGACGCGATTCCGGGGGAGTACTCCCACACCTGGTTCATCGCAAACGAGACGGGCAGCTACACGATAAAGTGCTACGAACTGTGCGGCAGCGGCCATTCCGATATGACCGGTGAGATAGTCGTCATGGAGCAAGAGGAGTTCGACGAGTGGTACGAATCGGCAGGCGCGAACGTGACCGAGGAATCGACGCCGACCCCGACGCCGGGCGGCCACGGCGAGGCCAGCGTCTCGACCGTGGGTGACGGGTCGGCCAGCGCCCACCGTGCGGGGGTGGCGGCCCGATGA
- a CDS encoding DUF7546 family protein, which yields MSRLEALVDDRQTLLYTAVVANTLVLLLLLYALLAGRTPTYYWAVPVVWLTVGAWALLRTPRPPASDRTRLAAGSVAAVYFGVLAVVGGLAGPGGAPATGLSVQVTQLPPGWNPALLYGGRTVRVAVVPFTAFGYAVLSYLVYLTAIEAKGVLAGGLLGLLSCVSCTLPVVASVLGGFLGGGAALAAAASAQTYAVGTVVFVVTVVLLSVRPGVPGR from the coding sequence ATGTCCCGCCTCGAGGCCCTCGTGGACGACCGGCAGACGCTCCTCTACACCGCCGTCGTCGCCAACACGCTCGTCCTCCTGCTGTTGCTGTACGCGCTGTTGGCCGGCCGGACGCCGACGTACTACTGGGCGGTCCCGGTCGTCTGGCTCACCGTCGGCGCGTGGGCACTGTTGCGGACGCCGCGGCCGCCCGCCTCCGACCGGACCCGACTCGCCGCCGGGTCCGTCGCGGCCGTCTACTTCGGTGTCCTGGCGGTGGTCGGCGGGCTGGCCGGGCCGGGCGGTGCCCCGGCGACCGGGCTGTCGGTCCAGGTCACCCAACTGCCGCCGGGGTGGAACCCCGCGCTGCTGTACGGCGGGCGGACGGTGCGGGTCGCAGTCGTCCCCTTCACGGCGTTCGGCTACGCCGTGCTGTCGTATCTGGTCTACCTGACGGCCATCGAGGCGAAGGGGGTCCTGGCCGGCGGTCTCCTCGGACTCCTCTCGTGTGTCTCCTGTACGCTGCCGGTCGTCGCGTCCGTGCTGGGCGGCTTCCTGGGCGGCGGCGCGGCGCTGGCGGCGGCGGCCTCTGCACAGACCTACGCCGTCGGCACCGTCGTCTTCGTCGTCACCGTGGTCCTGCTGTCGGTCCGCCCCGGCGTTCCGGGCCGGTAG